A stretch of Henckelia pumila isolate YLH828 chromosome 4, ASM3356847v2, whole genome shotgun sequence DNA encodes these proteins:
- the LOC140864419 gene encoding uncharacterized WD repeat-containing protein C3H5.08c-like, producing the protein MDSFGDDTEESRFFDALEHITPEPDFESDCKRWDYDVWIGAPQSVINRRAKFIKWMESWADEFGGENSVNTYGNSESGVSWGDDQRNREDSGYMRRTSCIVEEFSSSGSSSSSQDMDGLESKRGMDLSDRRNGEIENVSIFSSSVQKIVQSEAEANEYTPRTTSKLRDRWWCKLRSLNCMMGGNVEDDSVESSSSSQVHGTRVRRVDVRHSRKRLKELSAFFAGQEIQAHKGSILMMKFSLDGQYLASGGEDKLVKVWQVVEEERLGATDIPDVDPACMYFSMNHHSELRPLVVAKDEAKCKTWQKTTQSACIVLPPKIFRILETPLHVFQGHSGKILDLSWSQNNCLLSSSVDKTVRLWQLGVNQCLKVFQHSDYVTCIQFNPVNDDYFISGSIDGIVRIWAVDDCQVVDWTETRDIITAISFCPDGKAGVVGSIAGMCYFFNFSDNHLRLESQMCLNTKKKSSPSKRITGFQFLLQDSSNVLVTSADSRIRIISGMDSIAKYKGPRSAGNHISASFTSDGKHIISACNDSNVYIWNYFGQKDSKAVYKSFECFSSDASVALPWPGSRIVNSGETLKTRQPCDSSIQYLSLSPSIRFSLCQDFILDSGSKGSATWPEEKLPASNLNLGACTYSMSKSQHKLFKTSYQSLASSHAWGLVIVSGDWDGRIRSFYNYGLPAPV; encoded by the exons ATGGATAGTTTCGGAGATGACACTGAAGAATCTCGATTTTTTGATGCTCTGGAGCATATTACACCCGAACCTGATTTTGAATCTGATTGCAAAAGATGGGACTATGATGTTTGGATTGGTGCTCCTCAAAGTGTTATAAATCGTCGAGCCAAATTCATTAAATGGATGGAATCGTGGGCAGATGAATTTGGAGGAGAAAATTCTGTAAATACATATGGTAACAGTGAAAGTGGTGTTTCTTGGGGGGATGATCAGAGGAATAGGGAGGATAGTGGGTATATGCGAAGGACTTCATGTATTGTAGAAGAATTTTCTTCCAGCGGTTCTTCGTCATCAAGTCAGGATATGGATGGTTTGGAATCAAAACGTGGAATGGATTTAAGTGACCGTAGGAATGGGGAGATTGAGAATGTTTCCATATTTTCTTCTTCGGTCCAGAAAATTGTTCAAAGTGAAGCCGAAGCTAATGAATATACACCAAGAACGACGAGTAAATTGAGGGATAGGTGGTGGTGCAAATTACGTTCGTTAAATTGTATGATGGGTGGGAATGTGGAAGATGATAGCGTGGAATCGAGTAGTTCTAGCCAAGTTCATGGCACAAGGGTCCGGAGAGTAGATGTTCGCCATAGTCGAAAAAGGTTGAAGGAACTCTCAGCCTTTTTCGCAGGACAAGAGATTCAAGCGCACAAGGGGTCGATATTGATGATGAAATTTAGTCTTGATGGACAATATTTAGCCAGTGGCGGTGAAGATAAGCTTGTTAAAGTCTGGCAAGTAGTGGAAGAGGAAAGATTGGGTGCAACAGACATTCCAGATGTTGATCCAGCATGCATGTACTTCTCGATGAATCATCATTCTGAATTGAGACCTCTTGTGGTGGCGAAAGATGAAGCGAAATGTAAAACTTGGCAAAAGACAACACAGTCAGCCTGTATCGTCCTGCCTCCTAAGATTTTCCGAATACTAGAGACGCCTTTGCATGTGTTTCAAGGACACAGTGGGAAGATTTTGGATCTTTCGTGGTCTCAGAATAAT TGTCTTCTTTCATCATCTGTTGATAAAACAGTTCGTTTGTGGCAGCTTGGAGTTAATCAGTGCCTCAAGGTCTTCCAGCATAGTGATTATG TGACCTGCATACAGTTTAACCCTGTGAATGATGATTACTTCATCAGTGGTTCGATAGATGGAATTGTTCGAATTTGGGCAGTCGATGATTGTCAAGTTGTTGATTGGACTGAAACAAGGGACATAATCACTGCTATTTCTTTTTGCCCTGATGGGAAG GCGGGTGTTGTTGGCTCGATCGCTGGCATGTGCTACTTCTTTAACTTCTCAG ATAATCACTTGCGATTGGAATCTCAAATGTGTTTGAACACTAAGAAGAAATCGTCACCCAGTAAAAGGATAACTGGCTTTCAG TTTTTACTGCAAGATTCGAGCAACGTATTGGTTACTTCTGCCGATTCACGTATCAGAATTATCAGTGGGATGGACTCAATCGCAAAGTATAAAG GGCCTCGAAGTGCAGGGAATCATATTTCTGCTTCATTTACTTCAGATGGGAAACATATTATCTCAGCATGTAATGATTCAAATGTTTATATTTGGAACTACTTCGGTCAGAAAGATTCAAAAGCCGTTTATAAATCATTCGAGTGTTTCTCTTCTGATGCCTCTGTTGCCCTACCTTGGCCTGGCTCAAGAATCGTGAACTCGGGGGAGACTTTGAAGACAAGACAACCCTGCGACAGTTCCATTCAGTATTTGTCATTATCACCATCCATCCGTTTCTCGTTATGTCAAGACTTTATCCTAGACTCTGGCTCAAAAGGCTCCGCGACTTGGCCAGAAGAAAAACTCCCCGCTTCAAATTTGAATCTCGGGGCATGTACTTATTCGATGAGCAAGTCTCAGCACAAACTTTTCAAAACTTCTTACCAGAGTTTAGCGAGTTCTCATGCATGGGGTCTCGTTATAGTCTCAGGAGACTGGGATggacgaattagatcgttctACAATTACGGTTTACCTGCACCCGTGTAA